The genomic DNA AGACGCAAGTTTATTGCTTTTTGAATGCCAAAACTCACACAACACCTTTACAAATAAGTATAACTCTTACTAACCAAGGCCACGAGTTAAAAGCTCTCCAATTTGAAGTGGGTTATCAGCAGAAGACTGTATCAGAGCTTGAGAGTCCGTGTTTATCGCATAGAAATCAACACTCTGGAGGAACACAGACGAAATCAATCAAAACCCAAATGAGGAATTCTCATATCAAAATCGAAGCTACATAAAAACATGAACtttattgttgtttcttcttcgcAAGAGAGTAAGAATGTGGTGAACCTGTAAGCCGCTTGAAATCATACGATTGACGGCATTGTTACCACCACCGCCGACACCAATGACCTTAATTCTGGCAGACTCCATCGGAGAAAAGGAACATCTCAACCCTCTCGTTGAAATGCTTCTTCGCTTAGAGCAGCCGCCACCGAATTTACTGATTCTGGTACTTGTTGGGCAAACGCAGCTACTATGCAACGAGCGGGATATGGATTTCGCAAGAAacgaagaagaggatgaagaaatcGTTAGCTCGTTAATCTGTGCTAACGGAATTATCGCCATTGTTTaacttcctctgttttcagagaaaccaaaaagatgggtttttttttgttttgttttttagggttttagtgtcGACGAAGAAATTAAAACTATCAACAGTTCAGTATCCTTTTGTTTCTAGCTCTCACAAAGGAAAGGTGAAGAGATGGAGTGGACCCTTTTACGTCACTTAACGACGACGTTTCACAATTGATGCAGAAccattcaaaaccaaaatcgaCTTATCAAAGATACATTTAAGCGTAACTACAGAATTTCAAAAAGCTTATTTAAATCAACAATAATACATTGTGGGATGTAGTAATCTCAAAAGGGAGATTCAGCTTTGTTTTGGGGGATGAATGAGAGAGAAGTGAATACAACAAAATCTCGAAATAGTAAAGTGGCCaaaaggtttttgattttgttcacacCAAGGTAAAGAATTACAAACAGGAGGAAGGAACTCTGTTTAAAGATTGAACATACAGAAGCTCGACTCTGCGCATGTGTTTTCTAGTTTGAGGTTCTCTTGTCTGAGTAGGTAGAGGATTCTACTCTGTTTCGCTTAAAATGGGGACAATCAGAGGATTCATCTGTGCAATATATACAATTGCCCACCTACCATAGTCaagagataaaaacaaaaagaagtaagaaACTGTAACCAAAGCAACATAGAGAAATCAAACTCGATATACAGGCATTCAAAGAAGCTTTGACAATGCTCATGAGAGTTCAATAATGGAACTTTTAAGTTCAACTAAGACTGGAAATTTTGTTCTAGACATCTTTAGCGTGTAGGATTCGACATTTTGATTCATTAAGGAGAGGAAGCAATAACAGGTCTATTGACACTAAGCAAAACTGAAgacaaagaaaagcaaaaaagagaaacaatggCTGCAAATGTAAACCAAAAAAGGCCAGAAAGCAACATGTAATAGTATATAAAAAGCATAAACTTACATCATCCAACAGCAGATTGTCGCAGTAATGACCAAGGTAAGATGTAGCCTGTtatcaaacaaataaagatgAGACAGTTTTACTTTATTACAAAGTTTACAGAaggaaaaaatcaaagcaaaacagtcaagaaacaaagaagacagACTATAAATTACAAAGCTTGAACACATCCATAAAACCTTCAGAGCACAAGAAGTACTATTTCTAACATCAACAAAGCTCCCTTGAAGATATCACCACGTCAAGCAACCCAATTCAAAGAATTTGAAACCCATTATTAAAATTCCCGTTTACAAATTCTCAATTCCAAGAGTAAAAGAGATTAAATATTCAATCTTCTGGAGAGATATTAAAGAGAATTAAAACGTTCAATTGAATCACAGGGAACTAACATTGATGAAGCAATCAAATCTAACACAAACACGACCAATTTCATACTTTAGGatattaagaaatcaaaaattttggaaagGAAGAGGGTCGCAAGGGAGACATACAGATTGGTGGAAGGACCTCTGCTGAAGCAGATTCTAACGCACAAAGAGGCAATGATCCCAACGACGAGGAAGATTAGGGTTGTTATAAGGAAACCCATGTTTGATTCCTGAATCTGCTACGAGATGTATTATTACACGCACGTGAATTCAAGGTACAATATTAAACAACCTCAACGCGATCGATTCAAATCCGATCGAAAAAGACGGGAGAGGAGAAAGTGTCTGAGAGATCTTACAGATTTGAAAATGAAGAGCTCCTCTTTGGAGgaggacgatgatgatgatgatgtttgtcttcttcttcttcttcgtgcgAATCTGAATTTTGGATTCGTACGTGTGagtttttgggatttttatgaGGGCAAAATAGTCTAATCCTACTTTTATATTCTCCATATGTTGTTAAGTCAAAGTCAAATACACTGTAATTATTTACTTttggcttaaaaaaaaaaatatatcgtATAAGACTATGTGCAATGGCAAATTTATTCAATACTCTACTTTTTCACTTTTAACACTCTacctcatattttttttcatccaCATAATCATTCAACACCCATCTAAATTTTTAACACtataatgattttgtttaataaaattcaacactCTACCCcacaatttttatttcatattttttatatatatttttatttttgtgattgcatattaataacaattagattaattttaaaatatcaactaaaattaaattaaatataaaattaaattaactaaaagtgacattattttttataaatattttatgttctcaactcaaatttttgaattaataaaaataaaactaatataattaaaagaactaaaattacaaaaaactTCAAATACAATATGAtacaaacacacaacacaatcaataataaacaaacataaattcGATAATACATGCGACTAAACttacaaacaagaaaactcTTAaatcacacaacacacaaagacatacaatttttttttaatctcggAACATTCCAAATTTTGCCCAGATGTGTTTGCCTAGATCTGCTTGCAATTCATGATGCTCACTTGAATCACGTAACTCAGATCTAGCTCGCACATGATTTTCAAATGCAGGTAACACCTCGGTCAAGAATGGTTGTGGTGTACTAGAACCACTTGCCTCAGATTGATCATAATCAGTCCAATGTTGAGCATATGTATCTCGTTCATCTTCAACAGTCATATTATGCAATATGATACATGATCGCATGATGATAGCCAAATCGTTTATGTCCCACATGCGAGCTGGTTCGCGAATGATTTTAAATCGAGCTTgtaagactccaaatgcacgctcgaTGTCCTTCCGACATCCTTCTTGATGATGTGCAAATAACTTGTCTGGTTCACTCTGAGGAAGTCGAATTGATTTAACGAAGGTTGGATAAGAAGGATAGATACCGTCGGCTAGGTAGTATGCCATATTATACGGACGTTGGTTCACAAAAAATTTTGTCTGCCAACAATGCTGTCTGTTCCATATTTAATCCATCCGCTcaataaaaccaaattttgCTCAGTTGTCCATCTAAGATTTTTCCGACGAGAAGAAGTTGAATCTTCGGTATTTGGAGTGGCTTCATCAGGACCGCTTATCCCTCCAAGATTCATTTGTGTAGAAAATCCGGGAAATTCAATTGCTCTAGAAACATTTTCATTATCCATTGGAGGAGGTGGTTGAGATGAATATGGCATCATCGATCCACAATATTGATGATAGTTTGGAACAGATGATGGCATAGGAAAATTTGGTGGAAAACTATAATTTGGAATATTTTGATGTTGGTTGAAAGAATGATTTTGAAATTGATAATTGCTAGGATTTGGATAGGGAAAAGGATAGTTAGAAAAATTTTGCGTAGAATTATTGTTGGAATTTGGATACGGAAAAGGAAAATTACTAGAATTTTGAGTAGGATTATTGTTAGaatctatttcaaaaaaaaaaaatgatggaaaACAAGAGTTTATTGgagaataataagaaaataatagtagaaatggtatttttttttatgtgtccGAATGAAATGAACCAAGTGtctatttatagagtttaaaaagttatgaattttgatataatttttataataaaaaaattttttgttgtataataatTGATCCTAAATAGATAGGATGagataaaaattttcaaaatcacAACAGCGAATTACAATTTAACAAGTGTCCTAAtcataagtaaataaaaaacaaaaacaaaaacaaaaaacaaaacaaaaactttcagTTGCTCAGCATTTGTTTGAAATACACACCTCAGTGACCTTCTGACACGTGGCATATGCGGtcccaataatttttttttcaacctgttGAATAAATTCAACAGCGATGAATCCACATcgacattttagttttttcaacACCTTCATTGTGGAGATTCAACTGttgaatttaaaattcaacAGCCCCATTGCACATAGTCTAATGCAGCTAGTGTAATTATCCTCCTTCACAAAGACGGTTACTCTTGATATTTTCTCTCAGATCAACAAACTGCTTAGAGACGGTTTAGATGTAAGAAAGATCCTTAAACTGcaacaagaacacaaaaagaCAACTAAGCCTTGAGGCTAAAGAACTTGAATAAGAGAATCTATACTCAAATCACACAATatttaacgaggttcagcaaatgcctacGTTCTCAATCTTTGTTGAAAATACTTCTTCAACACAATTACAGTTATTGTTCAATATTGGACTTACACAACCCtaagatcttctcttagcttgttctCAATCTATTTCCAACTCCCTAAGAGatccctaagatcaacaacaatgatctacaccCAGGACTCTCACTTAGAAACAAAACCCTCACCCTTTTCTCTCCAAAGATGCCAAAAGGCTTACaagttttttctctctttttacgTTCTAGAGAGATAAGTTTTTAAGTCCTAGACCCTCTATATTTGAGGGATTTTGTGCCTCCCAAGGCTAACAACTTTCCTAAACTCAAGAGGAAATATTCCATTTAacttttattctttgttaaacgaATATTTCCTAATCccattaaatcttctaaatatcttcaagcttccttttttttcGTGCTTCACCTCCAAGTAATATCCCAAAACGTGCCTTAAgtatatcttcataaatcttAAAAACCGAGGCAACAGACAAGATCAACAGGCCTCTGATGCTCTTTTGTAGGACAGAGGCTTGAGCATACATCAGATGCCTTTGCCGAGACAGAAGCTTGTGCAGACATATTTTGTACAGCTTCCTGAACTTCAACTTGAGTTTGCCCACATACACTTACACCTTTTTCCTCAATGCAATCACCATGAACATAGCTGCTGCTGTTACTGCCCAAAATCGCCAACTTTCCACCAAAATTCGCCATTTCAGAATAAGCAACGAGATAATTAGGCAGTCTCCCCAAAGATTCACCTTTCACAGGTCTCCAAGTCTTCTCCTTTGGATCATATACGACTATTGGATGTCCAAGAGTAGAGCGAGGATCAATTGTATACAGCATATCATCTACCACACATTACACATGACACGACTTTTCCCACAAATCCCTTATTGGATGAGTTTCACCGACAACGTATGTGTCCCATTCACCACCTCTTCTTTTTGGTTCGTAAACCAAACTAATTTTAGAATCCAAAATGTAATTCTTGTCTTCAATCACAACATATGTCCTAAACTGGCTAGACGTACTAGTTTTAGGGTACGGACCAGGCAAAGATTCCCAAATCTGTTTCTCAAGATCGAACACTTTGATCCATTCCGACTCTGATGGACGTCGCTTCCTGAAACCTCCGATTACGTAAATCTTTCCGTCAATTACTCCGGCGGCTGCCTCGTAACGACCCCTTCTCATTGGAGGGAGCGAGCGACACTTGTGTGTTCTGCAATCAATGACATTCATAAACTTCAAGCTTCTTCGGTCGACGACTCCACCAATCACATACATCTCTAAACCGATAGTGACAACAGAAGCTCCATAAGGCACAGGTGGAAGCGAACCGAGTTTGGTCAGTCGTAAAGAAGAAGCCTTGTTTTGATGCAGAATGTGCCAGCTTGTGAGATCGTTTACTAGGGTATTGGATGCAAGCATAAAGAATCGTTTCAGAAAGACCGAGGCGCGTACGCGTTTTGTGATATAGCAAAAGAGGCCATTAAACGCACGTGGGGTTATTGTTGTGGATAAGAGAATAACAAGCACGTGAGGAAGGAATAATCAAGCTGGCAGTGTGTAGGTGGCAAAGGTTACAGGCTGTCAACGTCAAGTAACGGTTAACACTGTTAGTGTGGTGGAATTATAAGAAGCAGTGTTagcttatttttatatttatgcatTTTCAGAGTTGTTAACTTTTATAGAACCTTTTGGTACTTGTTTTCCTCATCGTTGCCGGAGAATCTCTTTCTGAGACTCTGCAGGTGAGAAGTGATTCCGTGTTTCTTTGAGAACGTTGTCTCATCTTTCGTTTACTCTTAATAATAATCaactctgtttcctctgttctctctgtttttgtacCGTTGGACATGTTTTGATTAATCGTTatcattggtatcagagcgtagACGAACCTCGGAACGATGGGTGTGGAGACGAGATCTCAGATTGTACGGCAAGATCTGGTGGGTGATGAAGCTCGTGAAGGAGGAAGCGAGACGATCGGAGATACGAGAACCATTCTTGATCGGACTCATGCGATCGAACGTGCGATTGAAGCTCAAGATAAGAAAATGGAACAGAATATGGCTGACATGATGCATTTGATCAAGTTGATACCGGGTCCTCCGGCGTCTTCGAGCAAATCTCATGAAGAGTGTAGTCCCTTGGCAGTGTCGGCGTTGCCAGGTGGAAGTGGTGGTTCGGGTCAACAACGTGGAGGAGGATCTGTTGGATCTGGTCATTATGCAGGTGTTACTCGTCTTGGACGTGTGGACTTTCCCCGTTTTGATGGAGAACGTTTTTCAGAGTGGATCTGCAAGGTAGAAGACTATTTCGTTCTCGATGCTACACCAAATGATTCAAAGGTACGAATGGCTACTATGCACTTTGATAGTCATGCGTCTGTGTGGCATCATGCGTTGGTACAAACTCCGTTTGGTCAAAGCTTGTTGAACGATTGGCCATCGTATAAGTTGTTGATGAAGGAGAGGTTTGTTGATGTTTTGGAAGACCCGATTGCTGAATTGAAAGCTTTGCAGGAGACTGATGGAATAGTGGAGTATAATCAGAAGTTTGATCTAATACGGACGAGAGTTAATCTGTCAGAAGACTATTTGGTGCGTGCTTATCTTGCAGGTCTTCGTCTTGACACAGGATCAACTCACAACTTTATGGATCCTAGTACCGCAGAGAAGTTAGGGGTGAAGGTTCAAACTGCAGGGATTTCGAGAGTTGCAGTAGCTGATGGAAGTAAGTTGGGAGTTCAAGGGAGGGTTTCACAATTTCAATGGTCATTTCAGGGTACAAACTTTCAAGATGACTTCATGATCATTCCGTTGGGTGGTTGTGATATAGTTTTGGGGGCTCAATGGTTAGCACCACTAGGAGATACAATGTGGAACATGCAAAAGTTAGAAATGGGATTTTGGTGGAACGGTCAGAAAATACTACTTCATGGAATTAACCAGGGTCAGTACGAACAGTTAAGGCCATCAAGTTCAACAAAAAACATGAGGAAGCGATTCAAATCTCTATGATCTGTGCTCAAGAGGTAGCTGAACAAGAAGATGCAATGATTTATGCTGTGGAGTTAAGTCAACAGAATAATGCAGCTAATGCAGCTGTTGCAGAATTAAAAACCACTTATGCAGACCTGTTCGAGGAGCCTAAAGCTTTACCACCATTTCGAGAAGGACATAACCATAAGATAGTTTTAAAGGAGGGAAGTGATCCGGTCAACCAGCGTCCCTACAGGTATGCGGTTTATCAGAAGGATGAGATTGACAAGATGGTGAAAGAGCTACTTTCTGCAGGAACCATTCGAGTCAGTGATAGCCCTTTCTCATCCCCGGTAGTATTAGTCAAGAAGAAAGACGATACTTGGAGGCTTTGCGTGGATTATAGGGGACTAAATGTGCTTACCATTAAAAATAGGTTCCCAATTCCACTCATCGAGGACTTAATGGACGAGCTGGGAGGTTCTTCTGTGTTCTCTAAGATCGACTTACGAGCAGGGTACCACCAAGTTCGCATGGAGCCAGAGGATGTTCACAAAACTGCATTCAAGACACACAGCGGACATTATGAATATCTTGTGATGCCGTTTGGCTTAACTAACGCACCGGCTACGTTTCAAGGGTTGATGAATGATGTGTTCAGGGAGTTTTTACGCAAGTTTGTTCTCATATTCTTCGATGACATCTTGATCTACAGTTCCAACCTGACAGAACACATCAACCACTTGGAGCAAGTCTTTCAGACAATGAGGCAAAACAAACTATTTGCCAAGGAAAGCAAGTGTGCGTTTGCAACAGATAGAGTTGAGTATTTGGGGCATTATATTGCTGCTGGTGGGGTATCTACAGACCCTGCCAAGGTCAACACTGTTGCAAATTGGCCTGTTCCCTCAAATTTGAAACAATTACGTGGGTTTCTCGGGTTAGCAGGTTATTATCGACGTTTCGTCAAAGGGTTTGGTACTATCGCACGTCCTTTGACTGCAATGACCAAGAAAGATTCATACGTATGGTCTAAGGAAGCACTGGAAGCTTTCGAAAACTTGAAGATGGCGTTGTGTCAGGCACCAGTTTTAGCTCTGCCAGTGTTTAGTAAACCGTTTTTGGTGGAAACGGATGCGTGTTCNGTGTCGGCGTTGCCAGGTGGAAGTGGTGGTTCGGGTCAACAACGTGGAGGAGGATCTGTTGGATCTGGTCATTATGCAGGTGTTACTCGTCTTGGACGTGTGGACTTTCCCCGTTTTGATGGAGAACGTTTTTCAGAGTGGATCTGCAAGGTAGAAGACTATTTCGTTCTAGATGCTACACCAAATGATTCAAAGGTACGAATGGCTACTATGCACTTTGATAGTCATGCGTCTGTGTGGCATCATGCGTTGGTACAAACTCCGTTTGGTCAAAGCTTGTTGAACGATTGGCCATCGTATAAGTTGTTGATGAAGGAGAGGTTTGTTGATGTTTTAGAAGACCCGATTGCTGAATTGAAAGCTTTGCAGGAGACTGATGGAATAGTGGAGTATAATCAGAAGTTTGATCTAATACGGACGAGAGTTAGTCTGTCAGAAGACTATTTGGTGCGTGCTTATCTTGCAGGTCTTCGTCTTGATACTCAGATGCATATCAGGATGTTTGCTCCGCAGACTGTTCGCCAATGTTTTGTGCTCGGTCGACTTTATGAGAAGGCTCATCCCATGTCAAAAAGTAGTAATTCCGGAGGAACACACATCAAGCAGTTTCAAGGGGGAAACACCACTACTGTTGCGAGACAACCGGCTCAAAGCAAGAGGGAAAACTTGACAGAGACTATGGGGTCTAATTTGCAGAAACCAGCAAGGAATTCTTGTCATAAGAAGAAATGAGTGCAAGGAGAGCAAAGGGGTTGTGTTATATCTGTGATGAGAAATATACACCGGATCATTATCTTAAACATAAGAAATCACAGGTTTTCATGATTGAGGTTGAAGACGAGGATGAGGAATATGCGGGACAAGGTGAACTGATTACGACAGAGGATAATCAAGATATGCCAATGGTGTCAATTAGTGCAGTTGCTGATGTATTGTTATGTGTTTGCTTGTTGCTTGAATATGAGgttctcaaatgcttgtgtgtataacctagtagatgggaggacggcctcacgaagtatttgtgataatacttacgcatctcaattgttgtttgtggcgtgcaggtaaaggcaaagtgtgatcgtagaatcaaaggcaatgaagaggaggatgttctagagactcgattggatgttgtctgacattgctaggttgctagaattgagtcattagaaacattgctaggttgctggttcattgtttcttgttgtttggtatttgattattgttgatgttatggttattggttattattggagtattattggatatttaattggtgttgttatttccgctgatgattgtgattgtggttaggtggctagtgggtatgggaccactagttgtagttttatttattattattattttttttttttttaaaagggtcggtcgtttcaaattctacatttaactcaaatgtaactcctacccagtaatattataaatttcattctttatttatctttcaagataAAATGTCTTTagttaaattttcatatttttttatttttgttagctatatttatttgtgtatatatacatatatatagcttctatttatatttctttaaactttgaaatgaggaatatttacacataatatttttacacatagttactaatttttttgataattttgtttgatacaatTTTACTAGAATTCaatcttaaaatttattatttgattatgttattattgttaatagaaaaagaaaaaatattggtttataaatatttagaaatataataaaaaaatattgtacaTGCAACCACGCATTGCGTGGACTAATACCTAGTAATATAGTAAGagaaggaaaataataaaatgggatATAACGCGtaagtattttatatattagataccagaagatattttattaaggataaatatattaatttggatattattaatttttttaataatatatgtgtctgtaattgatggagaaataaaattataaatcataaatcaaatCTCATTGTTCCGTGAGGGGAAAGACTATAACTGGTCATTAGATCCCTTATATAATTGGTTTTAATTACGGTATTATATCAgtggattttataaattttagttggttattagatccctatatatctcagctataagtataatattattacttgttttcatttttattggactggattttttaaatttaaagatttgtgtaaaaatactataactacatatatatatatatatatatatacatttttggagacatttagcaaataaatcctagagTTGGTACTTATTTACAAGGAATGTCATTggcattaaattttaaatttaaaaattatataatgaaatttaaaaccaagattttgtgctaaacaaaaattcctaaaatatctccttaCTCAATCAACGACTAATTACAATAtctcattaaatatttattttgtaaaattcctaaacattttctaaaatatatccttaattcattacaatatttaatgctaaAGTTAGAGGGCAGCTCAAGTAAACACCATCGACATTAGAATATTAGGCATATCTAattgagtttattaaattacgattatgttaaacaaacaaacagtaCTACAGTATACCATGAAttatattctgaatttaacagtttaaatcggtaacctaaatttttaaaccggtaaacctaaataatatatagatataagggacttacatttttgttttaatttttaaaatatatagtgacttacatttttgttttaatttttaaaatatagttctgcgggttaaaatctagtctatatataatgttttactACATAGTTATACAAATTAAAGTACATATTCATGTCATTTTAATTGgtgatcatatatatttttttggcaaatataggtatttttattagcaaaagaataaacattgagCCAATTTCAAATTATCTTCAATTCTTTCACCATTAgagatttataaaattaatagaaaggtaacatcatttatatttctgaagatatgattttaaatatatatatatatatattttttacatctcataatatagttatattattatattacaatacatagtgaaattaatttaattttgaaaatatgtaagggataatatttatcaattttttataatatttaccaattttagaatttataggagcaaaatattgtgtatataaataaattaaatagcAGTGGcagttgataaaaaaatatatattatgtaattttatggaatacTAAGAACGAATAATAAATTGGGTACGGAGCTTTCTGGTGACAACACGTCAGCTTTTTCTCCataatgcttctcttttaatatataggagattacatagtatactaatcagtGATGTATCACCAAAATAATGTATAACCAACCATATAGAAAACCTCAACTCTGTCCTCCTTCCTATGTTCCTATAGAGAGAATCTTGTgtctaacctcctccaccatgaaggaaaccttggctccaccttcctcccttgggagataaccttgcttctaatctcctccaccttcctcccttgggaagataaccttgcgtccaacctccttcaCCATAGAGAGAACATCGGCTCTGCCATCCTCATGTGTGGacagaacatgttcacgtcttttagttATCTCGAAATGGTTttctccgacaaccaatgaaactaatgACTTTTTTctaacatacaaaatattttgatagtaactaatgttaaatttcccaatgtattcgtggaagtgtttTTCACACCATGATATAGCCTTTGTCTCTGGAACGTCCCGACTGCCACCTttcttagtgagcccatgtccacagGCCCACCTTTCTTAGTGGGCCTCACGTCTACTCAtggcccatccatatccgacggctgGTATGTTAAGTCCGGAagctttaaatacttgtttaccgaccctacaaatcatcatatgatctttccctgtgttttgtcctcactcgcacaatttcGACAATTTCTTCCCGAAAGGTTACCCATCCTGACACTACTTCAGCTCAAGCATgattaactctggagttctctcaggacccttgatcgaaacgataagtgcactttggtgacataggtggtcaaatcaattcttttaatcCTACCTGCAAACCAGGATTTAATAAATCAGTTGTTTAATCAAACCTAgtgattttataaaagtttgaatccaataacccaaatttgttaagattttaaatgactttttataaatcacaaactaatttatactataaaagatGGTCAACTCTCTCCATATGGGTGACACGTCAGCAGTGGAGGAAATGCCACCTGTCAACTCAAATTAAAAGCACATAAATTAAatgcaaacatatttaaaattaaaaaggaatcTAAAACATCTTccatgtctttt from Camelina sativa cultivar DH55 chromosome 2, Cs, whole genome shotgun sequence includes the following:
- the LOC104731628 gene encoding V-type proton ATPase subunit e1, whose protein sequence is MGFLITTLIFLVVGIIASLCVRICFSRGPSTNLLHLTLVITATICCWMMWAIVYIAQMNPLIVPILSETE
- the LOC109127033 gene encoding uncharacterized protein LOC109127033; translated protein: MPRVRRSLRQHCWQTKFFVNQRPYNMAYYLADGIYPSYPTFVKSIRLPQSEPDKLFAHHQEGCRKDIERAFGVLQARFKIIREPARMWDINDLAIIMRSCIILHNMTVEDERDTYAQHWTDYDQSEASGSSTPQPFLTEVLPAFENHVRARSELRDSSEHHELQADLGKHIWAKFGMFRD